Proteins encoded in a region of the Zea mays cultivar B73 chromosome 2, Zm-B73-REFERENCE-NAM-5.0, whole genome shotgun sequence genome:
- the LOC100282828 gene encoding ER lumen protein retaining receptor codes for MNVFRLAGDMTHLLSVVVLLLKIHTIKSCAGISLKTQELYALVFAARYLDLFVHFVSLYNTVMKLVFLASSFSIVWYMKRHKIVRRTYDKDHDTFRHYVLVLPCLLLALLINEKFTFREVMWAFSIYLEAVAIFPQLVLLQRTRNIDNLTGQYVFFLGAYRVLYILNWIYRYFTEPHFVHWISWMAGIVQTLLYADFFFYYIMSWKNNVKLELPA; via the exons ATGAACGTGTTCCGGCTGGCGGGGGACATGACCCACCTCCTCAGCGTGGTAGTGCTGCTCCTCAAGATCCATACCATCAAGTCCTGCGCAG GCATATCTCTGAAGACACAGGAGCTGTATGCACTTGTTTTTGCAGCACGGTACCTGGACCTGTTTGTTCATTTTGTGTCTCTGTATAACACTGTCATGAAGCTGGTCTTCTTGGCAAGTTCTTTCTCGATAGTTTGGTACATGAAGCGGCATAAGATTGTGCGGAGGACATATGACAAGGATCATGACACCTTTCGCCATTACGTTTTAGTGTTGCCTTGTCTTCTTCTGGCTCTCCTCATTAATGAGAAGTTTACTTTTAGAGAG GTGATGTGGGCATTCTCCATTTATTTGGAAGCTGTCGCGATATTTCCACAACTTGTGTTGCTACAGCGGACAAGGAATATTGACAACCTGACTGGCCAATATGTCTTCTTCTTGGG TGCCTACCGTGTGCTTTATATCCTTAACTGGATTTACCGATACTTCACTGAGCCCCATTTTGTCCACTGGATAA GTTGGATGGCAGGAATAGTGCAAACTCTGTTGTATGCTGACTTCTTCTTTTATTACATAATGAG CTGGAAGAACAATGTGAAGCTAGAGCTGCCAGCTTAA